The Candidatus Gracilibacteria bacterium genome window below encodes:
- a CDS encoding GNAT family N-acetyltransferase, with product MPHLEFPNLSHKQSYLEMIGEWREAGEEIIPSRVFSDEPFETFIETISRDVTDSPTGVNAHLFFLIENGMLLGAIQIRHHINHPNLIETGGHIGYGIRPSERGKGYGQQMLRLALVEAKKLGLEKVLIACYDDNLGSRGVIEKNGGVFEHFVMQNGRKKRRYWITL from the coding sequence ATGCCTCACCTCGAATTTCCCAATCTCTCGCATAAACAGTCCTATCTGGAAATGATAGGGGAGTGGAGAGAGGCGGGAGAGGAGATTATCCCGAGTCGAGTATTTTCGGATGAGCCATTTGAGACATTTATTGAGACCATTTCTCGAGACGTTACTGATAGTCCAACAGGGGTAAATGCGCATCTCTTTTTTCTCATAGAGAATGGGATGCTTCTTGGTGCGATTCAAATTCGTCATCATATCAATCATCCAAATCTTATCGAAACGGGAGGACATATCGGATATGGGATTCGTCCGAGTGAAAGAGGGAAGTGATATGGTCAGCAGATGCTTCGTCTCGCCCTCGTGGAAGCGAAAAAACTCGGACTTGAAAAAGTACTTATTGCCTGCTATGATGATAATCTCTGATCTCGATGAGTTATCGAAAAAAATGGTGGTGTTTTTGAACACTTTGTCATGCAGAACGGACGGAAGAAACGACGATATTGGATTACACTCTAG
- a CDS encoding M20/M25/M40 family metallo-hydrolase, with protein MNLYQTTLAYFRELSRLPRMPLHEEKVRTWIITWAEKRGWNYKKDTIGNLLVIAPGNKEESLCLQGHMDMVCVSVGHHNFMTQGVTIIEKDGKLMAQKTTLGADNGIAIATMMALADTEDRPTLELVFTIGEEVGLVGAHDITLPIGSPLALNLDWCDSDSIGIGCGSTLLMHGTREIPQGGSDTKEDQGNLFEVVLSGMRGGHSGMDIRYYRGNALIEILKIIEDLSGIRYIGEITGGDADNAIPRNAKSIVSYSGHPNLFRNQLGHIQKLLRTKYKNESITILANDSTKPVTLYGRTEVLPLLSDSIEAGTGVQVWGSHNTPLSSWNLGLLTMKQGKITTSYFLRSNLIDGIEPMKSELVTALPETEWTMSQDTPVWLSDATSPFVVNIQEVFRDADDEPLPAVTTHAAVEVGMLAQKYPQTQWVSVGATVHNMHTTEEYIEIKDFEKFVERMETLIATLG; from the coding sequence ATGAACCTCTATCAAACCACTCTCGCCTACTTCCGAGAACTCTCTCGACTTCCACGTATGCCCCTCCATGAAGAAAAAGTAAGAACATGGATTATCACATGGGCAGAGAAGAGATGATGGAACTATAAAAAAGATACTATCGGAAACCTCCTCGTGATAGCTCCAGGAAACAAGGAAGAATCTCTCTGTCTCCAATGACATATGGATATGGTCTGTGTCTCCGTGTGACACCATAACTTTATGACACAAGGCGTGACGATCATCGAAAAAGATGGGAAGCTTATGGCGCAAAAGACAACACTCGGAGCGGATAATGGCATCGCTATCGCCACCATGATGGCACTCGCAGACACCGAAGACCGTCCAACACTCGAGCTCGTGTTTACCATAGGTGAAGAAGTAGGACTCGTCGGAGCGCACGATATCACGCTGCCGATTTGATCACCGCTCGCGCTCAATCTCGACTGGTGTGACTCAGACAGTATCGGGATTGGTTGTGGATCGACACTTCTCATGCATGGAACCAGAGAAATCCCACAGTGATGAAGTGATACAAAAGAAGATCAGGGGAACCTATTTGAAGTCGTCCTCAGCGGGATGCGGTGAGGACATTCTGGGATGGATATCAGGTATTATCGAGGGAATGCTCTCATAGAAATACTAAAAATAATCGAAGATCTCTCAGGAATAAGATACATCTGAGAAATAACCGGTGGCGACGCGGATAATGCCATTCCGAGAAATGCAAAAAGCATTGTCAGCTATTCTGGTCATCCAAATCTCTTCCGCAATCAACTCGGACATATCCAGAAACTCCTCCGAACAAAGTACAAAAATGAATCTATTACTATCTTGGCCAATGACTCTACTAAACCAGTAACGCTGTACTGACGTACGGAAGTCCTCCCACTACTCTCAGATAGTATAGAAGCAGGAACCGGCGTGCAGGTATGGTGAAGTCACAATACTCCCCTCTCATCTTGGAATCTCGGACTCCTCACGATGAAACAAGGAAAAATCACCACCTCCTATTTCCTACGGAGCAATCTCATAGACGGAATAGAGCCAATGAAATCAGAGTTGGTAACTGCGCTTCCCGAAACCGAATGGACGATGAGTCAGGATACGCCTGTATGGCTCAGTGATGCCACCTCTCCATTTGTCGTAAATATTCAGGAAGTATTCCGTGATGCAGATGATGAACCACTCCCTGCTGTCACCACCCATGCAGCCGTAGAGGTAGGGATGCTCGCGCAAAAATACCCACAAACGCAGTGGGTTTCTGTCGGAGCAACTGTTCATAATATGCATACGACCGAGGAATATATCGAGATAAAAGATTTTGAAAAATTCGTCGAGAGAATGGAGACACTTATCGCAACTCTCGGATAA
- the dnaB gene encoding replicative DNA helicase gives MQGKLPPSALESERSLLGSLLIDRDSVIKISDLVSRGDFYDDNHGVIYEAILELYKKNRPIDLVTVSEFLSGRGELDLIGGNQYLADLTIAVPTSSHVFEYAQIVKSKAILRRLINAGNTIAALGYDEIIDINVSLEKAEQSLFQITQTFIKNRLTHIREVLDMRYEEYAEIHEDPKKIENTRVMTGFRNLDHKLQGLRGGDLIILAARPSMGKTAMALNIGQQVAKKRNVAIFSLEMSKEQLTDRMVCAAMGIDSWKLQKGELSDDDFARIGEALSQLSTSQIYIDDSATMTLLEIKSKCRRLKMESGLDMVIVDYLQLIQGTNPMNRVQEISDISRGLKSLARELSVPIIALSQLSRNVENRSSKEPILSDLRDSGSIEQDADIVLMIYREEYYNNAEMSENDMNKGKTTIFIRKNRNGPIGNVDFAFDAKFMKFREMDMNRIGF, from the coding sequence ATGCAATGAAAACTTCCACCTTCTGCACTAGAATCGGAGCGTAGCTTGCTCGGGTCTCTTCTTATCGATCGTGATAGCGTTATCAAGATATCAGATCTTGTTTCGAGAGGAGATTTTTACGATGATAATCACGGCGTCATCTATGAGGCCATTTTGGAGCTTTACAAAAAAAATAGACCGATTGATCTCGTAACGGTTTCCGAATTTTTATCAGGCCGTGGAGAGCTTGACTTAATCTGAGGAAATCAATATCTCGCTGATCTTACGATCGCTGTTCCGACCAGTTCTCATGTTTTTGAATACGCACAAATCGTCAAATCAAAAGCCATACTTCGTCGTCTGATCAATGCGGGAAATACAATTGCTGCACTCGGATACGATGAGATTATTGACATCAATGTTTCACTCGAAAAAGCAGAACAATCCTTGTTTCAAATCACACAGACATTTATCAAAAATCGACTTACCCATATTCGTGAAGTTCTCGATATGCGCTATGAAGAATATGCTGAGATTCATGAAGATCCCAAGAAGATCGAGAATACCCGTGTGATGACTGGTTTCCGCAATCTCGATCATAAGCTCCAATGACTCCGTGGTGGTGACCTCATCATCCTCGCGGCTCGTCCATCGATGGGAAAAACTGCCATGGCGCTCAATATCGGTCAACAAGTTGCAAAAAAACGTAATGTTGCCATCTTTTCGCTCGAGATGAGTAAAGAACAACTCACTGATCGTATGGTCTGTGCTGCAATGGGTATTGATTCTTGGAAGCTCCAAAAAGGAGAGCTCTCTGATGATGACTTTGCTCGTATTGGTGAGGCACTTTCTCAGCTTTCGACTTCACAGATTTATATCGATGATTCTGCGACTATGACACTTCTTGAGATCAAATCAAAATGTCGTCGACTCAAGATGGAATCAGGTCTTGATATGGTTATTGTAGATTATTTGCAGCTGATTCAGGGAACAAATCCGATGAATCGTGTGCAAGAAATTTCTGATATTTCTCGAGGTCTCAAATCGCTTGCTCGTGAACTCTCTGTGCCGATTATTGCCCTCTCACAGCTCTCTCGTAATGTGGAAAATCGTTCCAGCAAAGAGCCAATTCTATCCGATCTTCGAGACTCAGGATCTATAGAACAAGATGCCGATATCGTCCTCATGATCTATCGGGAAGAATATTATAACAATGCTGAAATGAGTGAAAATGATATGAATAAAGGCAAGACAACGATATTTATTCGTAAAAATCGTAATGGACCGATAGGGAATGTCGACTTTGCTTTTGATGCTAAATTTATGAAATTTAGAGAAATGGATATGAATCGAATTGGTTTTTAA